The following proteins are co-located in the Heteronotia binoei isolate CCM8104 ecotype False Entrance Well chromosome 21, APGP_CSIRO_Hbin_v1, whole genome shotgun sequence genome:
- the LOC132589689 gene encoding olfactory receptor 11L1-like, producing the protein MLNDTSVPEFILLGFPELQEFRFLLFVIFLTAYLFTFFGNALIIGISNLDVSLHTPMYFFLSNFSLLEMCYVSVTVPQLLGSFVTGSHAISFWTCITQMYFFFFFGTTEFFLLATMAYDRYLAICHPLQYPVLMDSCSCAYLALGSWVSGFLTPFLPTAFISQLSFNSSNHINHFFCDTGPLIKLATSNTFIAEVMVFLVSAVVVLVSLFLTVASYGLIVSTICRIPSASGRYKTFSTCASHLVVVIIFYGTVIFMYICPRSDQSSGMDKVVSVFYAIITPMLNPIIYTLRNKDVRKALEKACKRVKNKCLKHRGKTLVTVLTGISTHT; encoded by the coding sequence ATGCTGAATGACACCTCAGTTCCCGAGTTCATCCTGTTGGGCTTCCCTGAACTACAGGAATTCCGgttccttttatttgtaattttCTTGACTGCCTACCTCTTCACCTTCTTTGGCAATGCCTTGATCATTGGAATCTCAAATCTGGATGTGAGTCTCCACACCCCCATGTACTTCTTTCTGAGCAATTTCTCCTTACTAGAGATGTGCTATGTCTCAGTCACGGTGCCTCAGTTACTGGGGAGTTTTGTTACTGGCTCTCATGCTATCTCCTTCTGGACTTGCATCACCCAGatgtatttcttcttcttctttggaaccACAGAATTCTTTCTCCTGGCTACAATGGCCTATGACAGATACCTAGCCATCTGCCATCCACTGCAGTACCCTGTACTCATGGATAGCTGTTCCTGTGCTTATTTAGCCTTGGGTTCTTGGGTGAGTGGCTTTCTGACACCCTTCTTGCCCACAGCCTTCATCTCCCAGCTGTCCTTCAACAGCAGCAACCATATCAATCATTTCTTTTGTGACACAGGCCCCCTAATTAAGCTGGCAACCAGCAACACCTTCATTGCTGAAGTGATGGTCTTCCTTGTCTCTGCAGTGGTTGTACTTGTGTCCCTCTTCCTGACTGTGGCCTCTTATGGCTTGATAGTTTCTACCATCTGCCGGATCCCATCTGCTTCTGGAAGATACAAGACCTTTTCTACATGTGCTAGCCACTTGGTGGTAGTCATCATCTTCTATGGCACAGTCATCTTCATGTATATCTGCCCACGCTCAGACCAGTCTTCTGGTATGGACAAAGTAGTATCTGTTTTCTATGCTATCATCACACCAATGCTGAATCCTATCATCTATACTTTAAGGAACAAAGATGTAAGAAAAGCCTTGGAGAAAGCCTGCAAGAGAGTCAAGAACAAATGTCTGAAGCACAGAGGAAAGACCCTCGTTACTGTATTGACAGGGATCTCAACACATACATAA